Genomic window (Desulforapulum autotrophicum HRM2):
TAAAATATCCACGGCAGAAACAAATTCGTATTTTCCTGAAGGGCCTTCAAATCGCAGGAGAATTCCCCCCTTTTGTGTGACGGGTATTTTGTAGTTACCGACCTTCAGGTAGAATCCATATACATTTCTAAAAACCTGTGCCCCTTGTATTCCCTGGGCCTTCATAAGGGCTGAAAGGGCAAGGTTGGCAAAAATAGTCCCCTGGAACTCAATCAACAAAGGGGTCTGCCTGAGAAGGCCGTCCCCATCATGCTGATTGTTTATAAACCCCGTAAATTCAAGTCCTTTCTCAACCTCAGGGGTATTGCACATCACTCCCGTTGCCCGGTGCAGGTCCAAAAGGCCGGTGGTATCTGTTATTTGAAAAGGGTTATGGGGGTGACTCTTTTTTTGGTTAAAATGATCAAAATAAAAGTATCTTGCACCCACCGCTTTGGCTTGTTTAAAAACATGGGACACATATCCGTCATTGTCTCTTAAAGAAGAGGGAACACCTGTGAACCCAAGGTTTAACTTAAAATCCCGTTCAAATTGTTTCTGAATATTAATCAAGGATGTCCGGTCCGGTTCTGGCAGAATAATATCAAGCGCAATCGCCTTGGGCTTCATTTCAGCAAGAGTGCCAACCAGCTGGGCCAACCGATATCGAGGCCAGGGCCACTGACCTACTGCAGAGAGGGTTTTTTCGTCAATATCAATTATGGTAATCGGGCCTGACGTCCCCTTGGAAGCAGAGGACTTCATAAACTGATCGTAAAAGAAAAACTCCATGCCCGTAAAAAAGGGATTTTTAAGATACAGCCCAAAGGCAAAGATAGCAGACAAAAAGATCACAAGGCCTGCAACAAGCAGACTCGCTTTTTTTGAACTATTCTCTCTTTGGAAAGCAATTTTCAAAGGCCACTCAATCGTTAATTATTAACGAACCATTATTTCAACACGCCGATTTCTTTTTTCAGAAACATTGTCACCCGTTATAACAAGGGGATCATTTTCCCCATGGAACTGGATATAAATATTTTTCAGATTTGCATCAATGTGGGTTATAATTTTTGCAACTTTGTTTGCCCGCTCCAGGGATAATTTATTATTGTAGACTGACGCCCCCTTTGTGTCTGTATGACCGATAATGCTTATTTCTGAGGGTGCACGCTCTTTTACACTGTTCAACACCTCAGGAATAAGGTCCAGGGACTCCTTTGTAAGACTGGTATCACCCGTATTAAAATAAAAAATAAACGATACAGGTGCGACAGGTTCCGATGCCAGAAGATTTTGATATTCACTGGCCACCCTTTCTTTTGCAATGGAATTTTCAGACGTATCAAGCCGGTCGTTGCTGACCATTGTGTACGTATAGGGTTTATCAAGAACAATTGAGTCAGACCGGGATTTTACAACAACCGAACCTGTTTTGCCATCCGCCTGGGGCAGAAGAATAACCGTAGTTTTTGAGCCGCAGGCACACACAAAGAACAAACAGAAAAAAAGAACCGAATATCGAACCATATCAAACTCCTGCTATTGAACTTTTACAATAAATCGTGTGCCCCTGACACCCACAGTGGCCCTTGGTGTAGAAATTTTCACAGAATCTGGTGAGAGCTTTCCAATTTTTCCTGAGGTGTAAAGGGCTGATCCCTGCGTGAGGTACATTGAAAAATCATAGGCCTTGATATCCGGTTCAAACTGGTAACCCTTGATATTAAATTGCGTATCCGGCCCAATGGCAAGGGTGCTTCCATCTATGAACACAACACCTGCCGCCCCTTTTGCTCGGGTGATCAAAATATCCGCATTCATGAGTTTCACTCCCGGGTGGGCCGGGATCAAAACACCTCCCCTTTGAATTTGAACATCACCGGATATATTTTTCACCATTCCAACATGTTCCATGGCAAATATCCGGGCTGAAGACAGTCCAAGCCCAATAAAACAAAGGACAAGGAGTTTCAAAAAAAATTGGTCCCTGTAATTCATATTCATGCCCCCCGGTTAATCGCTTAAAACAATTCCCACTGATATATTCAGTAAGGCTCTGACCTCGTTGGTGTAGATGGGATTACATTATCAAGTTCCAGTTCCAGGCGCTTGCCCACCACAACGTCACCTGTTTTACGTATATCTTCGGGCATTAAATCCCCTTTAATCGATCCAGATCATCCCTTGCAAAATCAAGGGAAGGGTCAATCCTGAGGGCCTGTTCATAATAATGGATGGCGTCGCCCCTCTGGCCAAGCTCCCTTAAATTGGCAGCCACATTGGCATAGTCTATGCCCGACGAGGGATCGATCTCAATGACCCGCTTGAAACAGGCGACGGCCTGTTCATGATTTTTCATCTTAAAATGACAGAACCCCTTGAGGTTGTGAATATCGGTGCGATCGGGATCAATGGCCTCACCCCTTTCAAGGACCTCCAGGGCCCGATCGTACATCTCCATCTCCTTGAGGCTTACCCCGAGGTAGGAACAGATGTCCGGAATATTCCCGGTTGCAGGGTCAAGGTCAAGGGCCGCCTGGAGATAGATTTCAGCCGTTTGGGGGTCCCCCAGGGAAAGATGTGTGAGCCCCTGGTAAAACCGGGTATAATAACGGCTGGGTAGGAGTGTTTCCATGTGGTCAAGGCGTGCCACAGCCTCCTTGGGATCAAAACTCTCGGTAATCAAGCGGGCAGCAAACATGCCCAGACTTGCCTCGGCAGCCCGTTCCCGGAAATGGGCGCCCGGAAGAATCGTATAAAAGGCAGGGATCTGGAGCCCCGGGTGTGTGGTGTTGATCAAAAGCGCGTCCATTCCCCTTTTTTCAAGGGCCGCAACATAGCGTTCCACCTCAATGCGAATGTTGTTGTCACTAAGGTTGGGCAGCAGTGAAATGGGCGTCAGGGGCTGCTGACCAA
Coding sequences:
- a CDS encoding OmpA family protein translates to MVRYSVLFFCLFFVCACGSKTTVILLPQADGKTGSVVVKSRSDSIVLDKPYTYTMVSNDRLDTSENSIAKERVASEYQNLLASEPVAPVSFIFYFNTGDTSLTKESLDLIPEVLNSVKERAPSEISIIGHTDTKGASVYNNKLSLERANKVAKIITHIDANLKNIYIQFHGENDPLVITGDNVSEKRNRRVEIMVR
- a CDS encoding FecR family protein, whose translation is MNYRDQFFLKLLVLCFIGLGLSSARIFAMEHVGMVKNISGDVQIQRGGVLIPAHPGVKLMNADILITRAKGAAGVVFIDGSTLAIGPDTQFNIKGYQFEPDIKAYDFSMYLTQGSALYTSGKIGKLSPDSVKISTPRATVGVRGTRFIVKVQ